From Butyricimonas paravirosa, one genomic window encodes:
- a CDS encoding RNA polymerase sigma-70 factor — translation MSDSDQNNDDKLFESIRQGNIDAYEMLFKKYYLSMCMIARRIVEDEDVAKDLVQEIFIRLWEKRETYDFRETADIFLYVSVRNKCFDYLRSRKNLPLQEGLSAAGNEYFFHDILIEEETYRIVMEAIDTLPAQSGRIIKLSLEGKQNKEISENLGISVNTVKSLKYKAMDTLREVLKDYFYLLLVFLAENN, via the coding sequence ATGTCTGATAGTGATCAAAATAACGATGATAAATTATTTGAATCCATTCGTCAAGGTAATATTGATGCCTACGAAATGCTTTTCAAAAAATATTACTTGTCCATGTGCATGATTGCTCGTCGTATTGTTGAGGATGAGGATGTGGCGAAGGATCTTGTTCAAGAAATATTTATTCGCTTGTGGGAGAAAAGGGAAACTTATGATTTTCGGGAGACGGCAGATATATTTTTATACGTGTCTGTCAGGAACAAATGCTTTGATTATTTGAGGAGCCGGAAAAATTTACCACTTCAGGAAGGATTGAGTGCTGCCGGTAACGAGTACTTTTTTCACGATATTTTAATAGAGGAGGAAACCTACAGGATCGTGATGGAAGCTATTGACACCTTGCCTGCCCAGAGTGGACGAATTATAAAATTAAGTTTGGAAGGAAAACAGAATAAAGAAATTTCCGAAAATTTGGGTATTTCTGTAAATACAGTCAAGTCGTTGAAATATAAGGCAATGGATACTCTTCGTGAGGTTTTAAAGGATTACTTCTATCTTCTTTTGGTGTTTTTAGCGGAAAATAATTAA
- a CDS encoding S46 family peptidase, whose amino-acid sequence MDSKIEENVRDRFSKELKIIFLRDFADFVSINDKLLSCFCRANFMSTGSVTDENVTFGAVRGCEMNELSYRYYTTMDGMYNKYLNNPSDSEYYLPKKMRDLYQKQDYGRYGDKDGRLRVCFLTDHYY is encoded by the coding sequence TTGGATAGTAAAATCGAGGAGAATGTACGAGATAGATTTTCCAAAGAATTGAAGATTATTTTTTTACGAGATTTTGCTGATTTTGTATCAATAAACGATAAATTATTATCGTGTTTTTGTAGAGCGAATTTCATGTCAACGGGGAGCGTGACAGATGAAAATGTTACTTTCGGAGCAGTGAGAGGGTGTGAGATGAATGAATTATCATATCGTTATTACACAACTATGGATGGTATGTATAATAAGTATTTGAATAATCCCAGTGATTCGGAGTACTATCTTCCAAAGAAAATGCGGGATTTGTATCAAAAACAAGATTATGGGCGTTATGGTGATAAAGATGGACGATTGAGAGTTTGTTTCTTGACGGATCACTACTACTAG
- a CDS encoding FecR family protein, whose product MVECPKDYKISRLIAKKLMGVILPEDEEKLNAWLEEDARNKDLYRRILEVENFSTRDMYAKRLDVEHTWDALKEQLAGQRKRRSLFSSWQIGVAASVILLVGIGLYWGFNKKPKVKQVEVAAHVEMGGAKAILVTSRGDEIVLQDSSVQLITLGGGMVAKNDGVQVSYKENEGAGKEDVLEYNTIRVPRGGEYKLFLSDNTEVFLNSDSEIRFPVKFGKGKRDVFLRGEAFFVVTKDASRPFVVNANDKMSVEVLGTQFNLQAYPDDAFVETTLNEGAVRVFNGKQGVRLRPDEQAVYDEGKFTVRKVDASSYSAWKEGRFMLLNHSLENIMTRLARWYNIDIFWENPEVKEYHFSGELARYEDFTEILRMLELATRVHFEVKDRTVFVRKIEE is encoded by the coding sequence ATGGTAGAGTGTCCTAAAGATTATAAAATATCCCGTTTAATAGCTAAAAAGTTAATGGGAGTTATCCTGCCCGAGGATGAGGAAAAACTGAATGCTTGGCTGGAGGAGGATGCAAGAAATAAGGATTTATATCGGCGCATTCTTGAGGTAGAAAATTTTTCTACCAGGGATATGTATGCGAAGCGTTTAGATGTAGAACATACATGGGATGCCTTGAAAGAACAATTAGCCGGACAAAGAAAGCGTAGATCTTTATTCTCTTCTTGGCAGATTGGTGTGGCAGCTTCTGTGATATTGCTTGTAGGAATAGGATTGTACTGGGGTTTCAATAAAAAGCCGAAGGTGAAACAAGTAGAGGTGGCGGCTCATGTGGAGATGGGGGGAGCTAAAGCTATTTTAGTGACTTCCCGGGGGGATGAGATTGTTCTGCAGGATAGTTCTGTACAGTTGATCACGTTGGGAGGGGGAATGGTTGCCAAGAACGATGGAGTTCAAGTGTCTTACAAGGAGAATGAAGGTGCAGGGAAAGAAGATGTGTTAGAATACAATACGATTCGAGTACCTCGGGGTGGGGAGTATAAATTGTTTTTGTCCGATAACACGGAGGTCTTTCTGAATTCTGATTCAGAAATTCGTTTCCCGGTGAAATTTGGTAAGGGGAAACGTGATGTCTTTTTACGAGGAGAAGCTTTTTTCGTAGTTACTAAAGATGCTTCACGTCCTTTTGTTGTGAATGCAAACGATAAGATGTCGGTGGAAGTTTTGGGAACACAATTTAATTTGCAGGCTTATCCGGATGATGCTTTCGTGGAAACGACTTTGAACGAGGGAGCAGTACGGGTATTTAATGGCAAGCAGGGTGTAAGACTTCGTCCGGATGAGCAAGCTGTTTATGATGAGGGAAAATTCACCGTTCGTAAAGTTGATGCCAGTAGTTATTCTGCATGGAAAGAGGGGAGATTCATGTTGTTGAATCATTCGCTGGAGAATATCATGACCCGTTTGGCGCGTTGGTACAATATTGATATATTTTGGGAGAATCCGGAAGTGAAAGAGTATCATTTTTCTGGAGAGTTGGCCCGGTATGAGGATTTCACGGAGATATTGAGAATGTTGGAGTTGGCAACCCGGGTACATTTCGAGGTAAAGGATCGGACGGTATTCGTGCGTAAAATTGAAGAATGA